From Selenomonas sp. AB3002, one genomic window encodes:
- a CDS encoding O-methyltransferase, whose translation MDELLREMEAYAQRERVPIINEKGREAFIRLIEENKPHRVLEIGTAIGYSALLLACHGAEDIRITTLELSEERAEAAKSYWGKSPHRERMELHIGDAGEILSCLVPPQQGFDFVFIDAAKGQYVDYFRKVQPLLAEKAVIVADNVLFRGYVLGKEKPPRRYKTIVKRLREYLDLVQHTPGFRTEILENGDGLAVTYIDTTEERI comes from the coding sequence TTGGACGAACTTTTGCGGGAAATGGAGGCTTATGCCCAGAGGGAGCGGGTGCCCATCATCAACGAGAAGGGCAGGGAAGCCTTTATCCGCCTGATTGAAGAAAATAAGCCCCACAGAGTGCTGGAAATAGGCACTGCCATCGGCTACTCAGCCCTGCTGCTGGCATGCCATGGGGCGGAGGATATCCGTATCACCACCCTGGAGCTTTCGGAGGAAAGGGCGGAGGCTGCCAAAAGCTATTGGGGGAAATCGCCCCATCGGGAGCGCATGGAACTGCATATTGGCGATGCGGGAGAAATTCTATCTTGTTTGGTGCCTCCTCAGCAAGGCTTTGATTTCGTCTTCATTGATGCTGCCAAGGGCCAGTATGTGGACTATTTCCGCAAAGTGCAGCCACTGTTGGCTGAAAAGGCGGTAATCGTGGCAGATAATGTGCTCTTTCGCGGCTATGTGCTTGGAAAGGAAAAACCGCCCAGACGCTATAAGACCATTGTGAAAAGATTGCGGGAGTATCTTGACCTGGTACAGCATACCCCGGGCTTCAGAACGGAAATACTGGAAAACGGTGACGGTTTGGCCGTTACCTATATAGATACGACGGAGGAAAGAATTTGA
- the mltG gene encoding endolytic transglycosylase MltG, translated as MEPKLPKDGAEDIFGRIMGHIEAFGGWLKDSEGTKKLEELSDKLTWKRWAVIAIALLSFSMVFLYLIFGTDGSRQAAFDPQEKVYITVKPGMDADAIARQLLEHGIIDSKFSFWWQVKTGGLQDKFKAGTYLMHPGMQTEDAIAKLISGETTTIKFTIPEGFGIKEIAERLSHEGLADEEKFLKLAKDYAPYDYVERRENARYAAEGFLFPDTYEIHSDVSEKDIMDMMAQDFDQRLTKKLRDRAEEMHLSIYDLVTLASLVEKEARYDEDRPIIAQVFFKRLRIGMPLQSDTTLQYLLDAPKEDVSIADTKIDSPYNTYQHDGLPPGPIASPGMAAIEAVLYPADTDYLYFVADRQGHNHYSNTYAEHLAIVDQVR; from the coding sequence ATGGAACCAAAGCTGCCTAAGGATGGAGCGGAGGATATCTTTGGCAGAATCATGGGGCATATTGAAGCATTTGGCGGCTGGCTGAAGGACTCTGAGGGGACGAAAAAACTGGAGGAACTGTCAGATAAGCTGACCTGGAAGCGCTGGGCAGTCATTGCCATTGCCCTTCTTTCTTTTTCCATGGTATTCCTGTATCTTATCTTTGGTACGGATGGCAGCAGGCAGGCAGCCTTTGACCCACAGGAAAAGGTTTATATCACGGTGAAGCCAGGTATGGATGCTGATGCCATCGCCAGACAGCTGTTGGAACATGGCATTATAGACAGCAAGTTTTCCTTCTGGTGGCAGGTGAAGACCGGCGGCCTCCAGGACAAATTTAAGGCTGGCACGTATCTTATGCATCCCGGCATGCAGACAGAAGATGCGATTGCCAAGCTGATTTCCGGAGAAACCACCACTATCAAGTTCACCATTCCCGAGGGCTTCGGCATCAAGGAAATCGCCGAGAGGCTTTCCCATGAGGGACTGGCAGATGAGGAAAAATTCCTGAAGCTGGCTAAAGATTATGCTCCTTATGACTATGTAGAACGCAGGGAAAATGCCCGCTATGCGGCAGAGGGGTTCCTCTTTCCTGACACCTACGAAATCCATTCAGATGTGTCGGAAAAGGATATCATGGATATGATGGCCCAGGATTTTGACCAGCGGCTTACGAAAAAACTGCGGGACAGGGCTGAGGAAATGCATCTTTCCATCTATGATTTGGTTACGTTGGCCTCACTGGTAGAAAAAGAAGCCAGATATGACGAAGACAGGCCCATCATTGCCCAAGTGTTTTTCAAGCGGCTGCGCATTGGCATGCCCCTGCAGTCGGATACTACCCTGCAGTATTTGCTTGATGCCCCCAAGGAAGATGTGAGCATTGCCGATACGAAGATAGATTCGCCGTACAACACATACCAGCATGACGGACTGCCCCCGGGGCCCATTGCCAGTCCCGGCATGGCGGCTATTGAAGCGGTGCTCTATCCTGCCGATACGGACTATCTCTATTTCGTGGCAGACCGCCAGGGACATAACCACTACTCGAATACTTATGCGGAGCACCTGGCTATAGTGGATCAGGTGCGATAG
- a CDS encoding DUF1292 domain-containing protein produces MSDKEKDMQEEEKVVCFEDEDGNEYYYQEEMIIPVGDQKYALLVGIHDDEHEHGCGCGCGCEDDEDVIIAKIIKGDDGEDEYVEPTDEEFEAVEKAYNALVDEAEKE; encoded by the coding sequence ATGTCCGATAAAGAAAAAGATATGCAGGAAGAAGAAAAAGTTGTCTGCTTCGAAGATGAAGATGGCAACGAGTACTACTACCAGGAAGAAATGATCATTCCTGTAGGTGACCAGAAATATGCTCTTCTGGTAGGCATCCATGATGATGAGCACGAGCATGGCTGCGGTTGCGGCTGTGGCTGTGAAGATGATGAGGATGTGATTATCGCCAAGATCATCAAAGGCGATGATGGTGAAGATGAATACGTTGAGCCCACTGACGAAGAGTTTGAAGCTGTAGAGAAGGCTTACAACGCATTAGTAGATGAAGCTGAAAAGGAATAA
- the ruvX gene encoding Holliday junction resolvase RuvX yields MKRYLGLDIGDRTIGIAASDLLGLTAQGVETIRRTDMESDIRRLGELMEQYETKSLVSGYPKNMNGTEGERCEFVKEFMAEVQKTYPDTEVFFWDERLSTVAATRSLLEADVSRRKRRKVIDKMAAVFILQGFLDSPQARKG; encoded by the coding sequence ATGAAGAGATATTTAGGACTTGATATCGGCGACCGTACCATAGGCATTGCAGCCAGTGATCTCTTAGGGCTTACGGCACAGGGCGTGGAGACCATCCGCCGTACGGATATGGAGTCGGATATCAGGCGCCTGGGAGAACTGATGGAGCAGTATGAGACGAAATCCTTGGTTTCAGGCTATCCCAAGAATATGAATGGCACCGAAGGAGAACGGTGTGAATTTGTGAAAGAATTCATGGCAGAGGTACAGAAGACTTACCCCGATACGGAAGTGTTTTTCTGGGATGAACGCCTTTCTACGGTAGCGGCCACCCGTTCCCTGCTTGAGGCAGATGTGTCCCGCAGAAAGCGCAGAAAGGTCATTGACAAGATGGCAGCTGTGTTTATCCTGCAGGGGTTCCTTGACAGTCCCCAGGCCCGCAAGGGTTGA
- a CDS encoding IreB family regulatory phosphoprotein: MVSQETMMFKFGNDENKAETVIRNACAAMEEKGYNPINQLVGYLLSGDPAYVTSHNDARSKIRSLERDELLEELVRAYLEKKE, encoded by the coding sequence ATGGTTAGTCAGGAAACAATGATGTTCAAGTTCGGCAATGATGAAAACAAGGCAGAGACGGTTATCCGCAATGCTTGTGCCGCCATGGAGGAAAAGGGGTACAATCCCATCAATCAGCTGGTAGGCTACCTTCTCTCCGGGGACCCCGCTTATGTTACCAGCCACAATGATGCCCGCAGCAAGATTCGCTCCCTGGAGAGAGATGAGCTGCTGGAAGAGTTGGTGCGCGCTTATCTGGAGAAGAAAGAATGA
- the larC gene encoding nickel pincer cofactor biosynthesis protein LarC, whose protein sequence is MKAIYLDCFSGISGNMLLGAFLQSGVPFEYLNDELQELGLHDEYELKANTVSKNGIAAVYVEVLTKEQHGRDGSHEDGHHHHSWGEICKLIRGSGLTEKVRDLSCGIFGTLAAAEGKIHGMNVDDVVFHEVGALDSIVDIVGSAICLEYLDIEKVLVSRINTGSGFVRCAHGLIPVPAPATAELLLGLPTYHKGAERELTTPTGAAFLKSLASYEESLPVNFKTESIAYGAGTWDLEIPNVLRMYFGELL, encoded by the coding sequence ATGAAGGCGATATATTTGGACTGTTTTTCCGGCATCAGCGGCAATATGCTGCTGGGAGCGTTCCTGCAAAGCGGGGTCCCTTTTGAATATCTGAATGATGAGCTGCAGGAATTGGGGCTTCATGATGAATATGAACTAAAGGCGAATACGGTGAGCAAGAACGGCATTGCCGCCGTGTATGTGGAAGTGCTGACGAAAGAACAGCATGGGCGGGACGGATCCCATGAGGATGGGCATCATCACCATTCCTGGGGGGAAATCTGCAAATTGATAAGAGGGTCGGGCTTGACAGAGAAGGTCAGGGACCTCAGTTGCGGGATCTTTGGGACTCTGGCTGCGGCTGAAGGAAAGATCCATGGCATGAATGTCGATGATGTTGTTTTCCATGAAGTGGGGGCTTTGGATTCCATCGTGGATATTGTGGGCAGCGCTATCTGCCTGGAATATCTTGATATTGAAAAAGTCCTGGTATCACGCATCAATACCGGCAGCGGTTTTGTGCGTTGTGCTCACGGCCTGATACCTGTGCCTGCGCCTGCCACGGCAGAATTGCTATTAGGATTGCCAACTTATCACAAGGGGGCTGAGAGAGAACTGACAACTCCTACAGGAGCTGCGTTCCTGAAGAGCCTGGCCTCTTATGAGGAAAGCCTGCCGGTAAATTTCAAGACAGAAAGCATCGCCTATGGTGCCGGGACCTGGGATCTGGAAATCCCAAATGTGCTCAGGATGTATTTTGGAGAACTTCTGTGA
- a CDS encoding PH domain-containing protein — protein MGLFSGLMGNAAKTSVEEVKEDYGKLLGKNEEVLQAYQWVRDLMIFTDFRLILVDIQGATGKKVEYHSIPYKSIRHFAVESAGHFDLEAELKIWVASMGTEPLVYTFSKDADVYSVQALLAECVGR, from the coding sequence ATGGGACTTTTCAGCGGGCTTATGGGCAACGCGGCTAAGACAAGTGTTGAAGAGGTAAAGGAAGACTACGGCAAACTGTTGGGGAAGAATGAGGAAGTCCTCCAGGCATACCAATGGGTCAGGGACCTGATGATCTTTACTGATTTCAGGCTGATTTTGGTAGATATACAGGGAGCCACCGGCAAGAAAGTGGAATACCATTCCATTCCCTATAAGAGCATCCGTCATTTTGCAGTAGAGTCAGCAGGCCACTTCGACCTGGAGGCGGAACTGAAGATCTGGGTAGCCAGCATGGGCACAGAGCCGCTGGTGTATACCTTCAGCAAAGATGCCGATGTTTACAGTGTGCAGGCACTTTTGGCTGAGTGCGTAGGCAGGTGA